The following coding sequences lie in one Mucilaginibacter sp. KACC 22773 genomic window:
- a CDS encoding holo-ACP synthase, translating into MEHKIDSSVKELTALQRFAVGNDLVCLADFKTSLTDLFKNKVYTAAEMDYCDSFSDSILRYASTWAAKEAVYKAVKQIDPAPLSWKKIEIIRTKASGRPHVVLQPNLKCYQVSLTISHDGDYAWALALIDKIA; encoded by the coding sequence ATGGAGCATAAAATAGACTCATCGGTGAAGGAATTAACAGCCTTGCAGCGATTTGCAGTGGGCAACGACCTGGTATGCTTAGCCGATTTTAAAACTTCTTTAACCGACTTGTTTAAAAATAAAGTTTATACCGCTGCCGAGATGGACTACTGCGATAGTTTTAGCGATTCAATTCTTCGTTACGCATCTACCTGGGCAGCCAAAGAGGCCGTTTACAAGGCGGTTAAGCAAATTGACCCGGCACCTTTAAGCTGGAAAAAAATAGAAATTATCAGGACAAAAGCTTCTGGCCGCCCGCATGTGGTTTTACAACCTAATCTTAAATGTTACCAGGTAAGCCTTACCATATCACACGATGGTGACTACGCCTGGGCTTTGGCATTAATTGATAAAATAGCTTAA
- a CDS encoding enoyl-ACP reductase FabI — protein MISNNNKVAVIFGVRNDSSIAYDVALKLNQSGCKLALSYVEDTKDDVLYLMERLNIDTRFAKQVDVRNEEQITTFLNFVHQELGPIDYILHAVAFGNQKVMCSSLPGSKEPAPSYIDIPFEDLMDSFNISAYSLLRIARVAENLLQKNASILTLTYNAGSRVFPEYAGMAINKAALETIVLYLASYFRTKQVRVNAISAGLVMTSSAGGISGIRKIRKLGKITAPLGNIDAGDVGDTALYYFSDLSKKVTGNIHFVDGGFNIMAIPVDGA, from the coding sequence ATGATTAGTAACAACAATAAAGTTGCCGTAATATTTGGTGTAAGGAACGACAGCTCCATAGCTTATGATGTTGCCTTAAAACTAAATCAATCTGGTTGCAAACTTGCCCTTAGCTATGTTGAAGATACTAAGGACGATGTACTTTACCTGATGGAAAGGCTGAATATTGATACCCGCTTTGCCAAACAGGTTGATGTAAGGAATGAAGAACAAATTACAACGTTTTTAAATTTTGTACACCAGGAATTAGGCCCCATTGATTATATACTGCATGCCGTAGCTTTTGGCAATCAAAAAGTGATGTGTTCCTCCTTGCCGGGTAGTAAAGAGCCTGCACCATCATATATCGATATCCCGTTTGAAGACCTGATGGATTCCTTCAATATCAGCGCCTATTCGCTGTTAAGAATAGCGCGGGTGGCCGAAAACCTGCTGCAAAAAAACGCATCTATCCTAACACTTACTTATAATGCCGGAAGCAGGGTGTTCCCCGAATATGCGGGTATGGCCATTAACAAAGCGGCCCTTGAAACCATTGTATTATATCTTGCCAGTTATTTCAGGACCAAGCAGGTGAGGGTGAACGCAATTTCTGCCGGTTTGGTCATGACATCATCAGCAGGGGGCATAAGCGGGATCCGTAAGATCAGGAAATTAGGAAAAATTACGGCGCCGTTAGGCAATATTGATGCGGGGGATGTTGGCGATACAGCATTGTATTACTTTTCAGATCTTTCAAAAAAGGTAACCGGAAATATTCATTTTGTTGATGGCGGCTTTAATATAATGGCAATACCCGTAGATGGAGCATAA
- a CDS encoding beta-ketoacyl-[acyl-carrier-protein] synthase family protein, which yields MKGRKVAVVGMGGAFPACENLDDFSRKIFADQSLIRSWDQALAYGKNIRSSVSGYITEQEMNIDVIYSSLAANYPETYVDNLDRIPPANLATADVGSIWAMLATLDAIKMAGWSDAETQSEQTGVIIGSGGAGNVILRNAWHNFYELGKKTRLSGGHTVDRTMVFREAANVSILIKNKGVCEAIGSACATGLGNIGYAYRLIKFGLQDRVIAGGVEGTSLETFIGFDGMQVLSKGFSPEESSRPFDINRNGFVCSFGAGIVALEEYEQAIARGAEILGVIDEYFNNSDGDGDMFFPSFAGQKRLWKGLLSESEAKPDVVKVHGTSTPAGDAIELLSVVDVLGEDGYHISAPKSQFGHMLGAAGAVEFITALLMLKEQKVLPCLNSVQLNPELEGYQKTSQWTGPTKPLEAYRNLIPQKSFSKEINSIVCLNYGFGGTNSALKVSKHKI from the coding sequence ATGAAAGGCAGGAAAGTAGCGGTTGTAGGAATGGGCGGAGCTTTCCCTGCCTGTGAAAATCTGGACGATTTTAGCCGGAAAATATTTGCAGACCAAAGCCTGATCCGGTCATGGGACCAGGCCCTGGCCTATGGCAAAAATATCCGGTCGTCTGTATCTGGTTATATAACAGAACAGGAGATGAATATTGATGTAATCTATTCATCATTAGCCGCAAACTACCCGGAAACCTATGTTGATAATTTGGACAGGATACCGCCTGCCAATTTAGCCACTGCCGATGTTGGAAGTATCTGGGCGATGCTGGCCACCTTAGATGCCATAAAAATGGCAGGATGGTCGGACGCAGAAACCCAGTCGGAGCAAACCGGTGTGATTATAGGCTCTGGTGGGGCCGGTAACGTGATTTTACGGAACGCCTGGCATAATTTTTATGAACTGGGTAAAAAAACACGCCTAAGCGGAGGACATACTGTTGACCGTACCATGGTTTTTCGCGAAGCCGCCAATGTATCTATACTCATAAAAAATAAAGGCGTTTGTGAAGCTATCGGGTCGGCCTGTGCAACCGGGCTCGGCAATATAGGATACGCGTACCGTTTAATTAAATTTGGTTTACAGGACCGCGTTATTGCAGGCGGGGTTGAAGGTACATCGTTAGAAACCTTTATTGGTTTTGATGGTATGCAGGTGCTGAGCAAAGGCTTTAGTCCGGAAGAAAGCTCCCGCCCTTTTGACATAAACAGGAACGGGTTTGTATGCTCGTTTGGTGCAGGGATAGTAGCACTTGAAGAATATGAACAGGCTATAGCCAGGGGTGCTGAGATATTAGGTGTAATTGATGAGTATTTTAATAACTCTGATGGTGATGGCGATATGTTTTTCCCATCCTTTGCCGGCCAGAAACGTTTATGGAAAGGTTTGCTTTCTGAGTCGGAGGCTAAACCGGATGTTGTAAAAGTGCACGGCACCTCTACACCGGCAGGCGATGCCATTGAACTGTTGAGCGTAGTAGATGTTTTAGGCGAGGATGGCTACCATATTTCGGCGCCAAAATCACAATTCGGGCATATGCTTGGCGCGGCGGGAGCGGTAGAGTTTATTACGGCTTTGCTGATGCTTAAGGAGCAGAAAGTTTTGCCATGCTTAAATTCGGTACAACTTAACCCCGAACTGGAGGGCTACCAGAAAACAAGCCAATGGACGGGCCCCACCAAACCATTGGAAGCTTACCGGAACCTTATTCCGCAAAAAAGCTTTTCAAAAGAAATTAACAGTATTGTTTGCCTTAATTACGGGTTTGGCGGCACAAACAGTGCTTTAAAAGTATCGAAGCATAAAATATGA
- a CDS encoding acyl carrier protein: MERQEIIDGLVEILKTVRTINPDKLVGVTEETDFIKDLNTPSTEMINIVAKTEQKFDVEFEDDDIDDLGSQVKDIVDLILKSKEKD, from the coding sequence ATGGAAAGACAAGAAATTATTGATGGTTTGGTAGAGATACTTAAAACCGTAAGAACAATAAATCCGGATAAATTGGTAGGCGTAACAGAAGAAACTGATTTTATAAAAGATCTGAACACCCCATCAACAGAGATGATAAATATTGTGGCTAAAACCGAGCAGAAGTTTGATGTTGAGTTTGAAGACGATGACATTGATGATTTAGGGTCGCAGGTTAAAGATATTGTTGATCTGATATTGAAATCAAAAGAAAAAGACTAA
- a CDS encoding SDR family oxidoreductase yields the protein MVEKKILITGASRGLGLAISKILSKEYTLILHATRKESFTHIEPGSHLLCADLSDRQELNEFCTRLKKEHGDTLVAVINNAGITLDKSLIYQPENDIDRILQVNLKAPVMICKAAMKIFTLKKQGVIINVSSVVGETGNAFQAVYAATKAGLVAFSKSLAKEVAALNQEHAIRILSISPGFIETDMTDRIPEAEKQKFLTAIPANRFGSVNEVAEVVAFLVSDKASYINGTNIHINGGLL from the coding sequence ATGGTTGAAAAAAAGATATTGATAACCGGAGCAAGCAGGGGTTTGGGCCTGGCAATATCAAAAATACTTTCAAAAGAATATACTTTAATATTACATGCTACCCGCAAAGAAAGTTTTACCCATATTGAGCCCGGAAGCCATTTACTTTGTGCCGATCTGAGCGATAGGCAGGAGCTTAATGAGTTTTGTACCCGCTTAAAAAAAGAGCATGGGGATACCCTGGTAGCTGTAATTAATAATGCGGGTATAACGTTAGACAAATCTTTAATTTACCAGCCCGAAAATGATATTGACAGGATACTGCAGGTAAACCTTAAAGCCCCTGTGATGATCTGTAAGGCAGCAATGAAAATTTTCACTTTAAAAAAACAAGGTGTAATTATCAATGTAAGTTCGGTTGTTGGCGAAACGGGCAATGCGTTCCAGGCTGTTTATGCGGCCACCAAAGCCGGTTTGGTAGCGTTTTCAAAATCGTTGGCCAAAGAAGTGGCAGCGCTTAATCAAGAGCATGCAATAAGGATACTCAGCATTTCGCCGGGTTTTATTGAAACAGACATGACTGACCGGATCCCGGAAGCCGAAAAGCAAAAATTCCTTACAGCTATACCGGCTAACCGCTTTGGCAGCGTAAATGAAGTGGCAGAAGTAGTGGCTTTCCTGGTTTCAGACAAAGCATCTTATATAAACGGAACTAACATACACATTAATGGTGGGTTATTATGA
- a CDS encoding tetratricopeptide repeat protein yields MFYKSVLLLSFLLGFQLSVKANFVFNNNSIAAYKAIYELKFNDAKKYIQDEKLRNPQNGITVLLDNYADYLHLLTSENKSEYEKLKDLKSDRIDAIKDNDENSPYYLFAQAEIYLQWGMLKAKFGDFTASTLDLNKAKNLLNENNKKYKDFLPNQKSLALLDVIFGAIPSNLRGIANFFGIRGDIASGYKQLEKFRTQIAGSPYSYYNDEAVFLLCFTDIDVLHSRNNYAHLAQLLDGMNDKSLLKAYLQGYVAYKTGHNDEAINYLQNAPKSNLYPALPAISYLLGNAKLCRMDTDANIYLLKFLKDTRGINYIKDSYQKLAYYYLLRNDLNNYNNYIKLTRTKGYTTDEKDKQALKEANDVKPDLELLKARLYFDGGYYNNALAQLKSKQVNDLKNIRDKIELYYRFGRTYDRMNVFNVALTNYQKAINIGKKETYYYAANSALFSGVIYEQKKDYKKAADYYNQALQMKNHEYQNSIDTQAKEGLNRIKQ; encoded by the coding sequence ATGTTTTATAAATCTGTTTTACTACTATCGTTCTTATTAGGTTTTCAATTGTCTGTAAAGGCAAATTTTGTATTCAATAATAATTCAATAGCGGCTTATAAAGCCATATATGAGTTAAAATTTAATGATGCTAAAAAGTATATCCAGGACGAAAAACTAAGAAATCCGCAAAATGGCATTACAGTTTTGCTTGATAATTACGCCGATTATTTACACCTGCTTACTTCAGAAAATAAAAGCGAATATGAAAAATTAAAAGACCTGAAGTCGGACAGGATTGATGCCATAAAAGATAACGACGAAAATTCACCTTATTATTTGTTTGCCCAGGCCGAGATCTATCTTCAATGGGGAATGTTAAAAGCCAAATTTGGCGATTTCACGGCCTCTACCCTTGATTTAAACAAGGCCAAAAATCTGCTGAACGAAAACAACAAGAAATACAAAGATTTTTTACCCAACCAAAAAAGCCTGGCTTTACTGGATGTGATCTTTGGAGCCATTCCATCTAACTTAAGAGGAATAGCGAATTTTTTCGGCATTCGGGGCGATATTGCAAGCGGATATAAACAGCTGGAAAAATTCAGGACCCAGATAGCAGGTTCGCCCTATAGTTATTATAATGATGAGGCTGTTTTTTTGCTCTGCTTTACTGATATAGATGTATTACACAGCCGGAACAACTATGCACACCTGGCACAGCTGTTAGATGGGATGAATGATAAAAGCCTTTTGAAAGCTTATTTGCAAGGCTATGTTGCCTATAAAACCGGGCATAATGACGAGGCAATTAATTACCTTCAAAACGCACCAAAATCAAACCTGTATCCCGCCTTGCCGGCAATAAGTTATTTATTAGGTAATGCAAAATTATGCCGTATGGATACCGATGCCAATATTTATTTATTAAAGTTTTTAAAAGATACCAGGGGGATCAACTATATTAAAGACTCCTACCAAAAACTGGCTTACTATTATCTTTTAAGGAATGATTTAAACAACTATAATAATTATATAAAGCTGACACGTACCAAAGGTTACACCACCGACGAAAAAGACAAACAGGCTTTAAAGGAAGCCAATGATGTTAAACCCGATCTGGAGCTTTTAAAAGCAAGGCTGTATTTTGATGGCGGTTATTATAACAATGCATTGGCGCAATTAAAATCTAAACAGGTAAACGATCTTAAAAACATAAGGGATAAAATTGAGCTTTATTACAGGTTTGGACGTACCTATGACCGTATGAATGTTTTCAACGTTGCTTTAACCAACTACCAAAAGGCAATTAACATTGGCAAAAAAGAAACCTATTATTATGCGGCCAATTCGGCATTGTTCTCTGGTGTTATTTACGAACAGAAAAAGGATTATAAAAAAGCTGCCGACTATTACAACCAGGCCTTGCAGATGAAAAACCATGAATATCAAAACAGCATAGATACCCAGGCAAAAGAAGGCCTGAACAGGATAAAACAATAA
- a CDS encoding LysR family transcriptional regulator, which yields MNIALHHFRLVDTISKEGSLTKAAATLHLTQSALSHQLKELEREMDIEVFHRQGKKLHLSEQGYRFLRSAEKILAELNSLEEDIQNYKNGKTGKLTISMQCYTAYHWLPGIIKYYKNRWPDINIHILSDATRRPLEYLMRGELDIGIVRTQMINTKIVYEPIFEDQLVAVICTDHPLAKKDIISVSDFQDEELILPLYDPSYQDTPVIEALIQAQQVKPKTLHRIHYTDATIEMVNAGLGISVMADWIVKPYLNGRNIVTKPLHHTIAQRTWYAATIKQTPAIQNFLECLKMHFSINGLIGKPAEEVLADMAEVV from the coding sequence ATGAATATTGCACTGCATCATTTCCGTTTGGTTGATACAATTTCTAAAGAAGGATCGCTTACAAAAGCAGCCGCAACTTTGCATTTAACACAGTCGGCGCTGAGCCATCAATTGAAGGAATTGGAGCGCGAAATGGATATTGAAGTTTTTCACCGGCAGGGTAAAAAACTCCATCTTAGCGAGCAGGGGTATCGCTTCCTGCGGAGCGCCGAAAAGATCCTGGCCGAGCTGAATTCGCTTGAAGAAGACATCCAGAATTACAAGAACGGCAAGACCGGGAAACTTACCATCAGCATGCAATGTTACACGGCTTATCATTGGTTGCCGGGCATCATCAAATATTACAAAAACCGCTGGCCTGATATCAATATCCACATTTTATCGGATGCAACACGCCGCCCGCTGGAGTATTTAATGCGCGGCGAACTGGATATTGGCATAGTGCGTACGCAGATGATAAATACCAAAATTGTATACGAGCCGATCTTTGAAGATCAGCTTGTGGCCGTAATTTGTACCGATCATCCGCTGGCAAAAAAGGACATTATCAGCGTATCGGATTTCCAGGACGAAGAACTCATTTTACCGTTGTATGATCCATCATACCAGGACACGCCGGTGATTGAAGCCCTCATCCAGGCGCAGCAGGTAAAGCCCAAAACGTTGCACCGCATTCACTATACTGATGCCACTATCGAGATGGTGAACGCAGGCCTTGGCATCAGCGTTATGGCCGACTGGATTGTTAAACCATACCTCAATGGTCGCAACATTGTGACAAAACCCTTGCATCATACCATTGCCCAACGCACCTGGTATGCCGCAACTATCAAGCAAACACCTGCCATCCAAAACTTTTTGGAGTGCCTGAAAATGCATTTTTCAATAAACGGATTGATAGGGAAACCGGCCGAAGAAGTATTGGCAGATATGGCCGAAGTGGTTTAA
- a CDS encoding TolC family protein, producing MLQIPSKQLLLFLGVFYVIQAQAQQKVLNIKDAEQMALANYGTIKSKANQLNAARAYLKETRTEYLPDVSISAQQDYGTANGQNGPLYGYHGLSAASSGPALPKQNWNSAFGSLYLSNVSWDFFSFGKAKEKVKVQSQVVNREQADLTQETFQHQIRVASTYLNLLAAQQLQKAQEDNLSRAIELQKVVTARVKNGLNAGVDSSLANAEVSNARIALTNTRQTVQDQSNQLSVYLGIPAQEFELDSAFITKAPTTLAAQSAVAVTDHPTLRYYQNRIGVSDEQAKYLKTFALPTFSLFGVYQGRGSGFNSDYGTNQNSFSSSYGAGADPTRYNYLFGVAMVWNFTTIFRTHYQVQSQKFTSAQYKNDYDLVAQQLQAQQSLAETRISNALKNYNEVPVEVKAASDAYTQKYALYKNGLSNIVDFTQALYTLNRAEVDKYIASNNVWQALLYKAAATGDFGLFINNF from the coding sequence ATGTTACAGATACCTTCAAAACAATTACTTCTGTTTTTAGGTGTTTTTTATGTCATCCAGGCTCAGGCTCAGCAAAAGGTTCTCAATATTAAAGATGCTGAACAAATGGCGCTCGCTAATTACGGTACCATCAAGTCGAAAGCTAATCAGTTAAACGCTGCCAGGGCATATTTAAAAGAAACACGCACAGAATATTTACCGGATGTAAGCATCTCGGCACAGCAAGACTACGGAACCGCCAATGGCCAAAACGGCCCGTTGTATGGCTATCATGGTCTTTCGGCGGCATCGTCGGGCCCTGCACTACCTAAGCAGAACTGGAATTCGGCATTTGGCTCCCTCTACCTAAGCAACGTAAGCTGGGATTTTTTCAGCTTTGGCAAAGCAAAGGAAAAAGTTAAAGTGCAAAGCCAGGTGGTTAACCGTGAACAGGCCGACCTGACCCAGGAAACTTTTCAGCACCAGATACGCGTAGCAAGTACCTATCTTAACTTATTAGCTGCCCAGCAATTGCAAAAAGCGCAGGAAGATAACCTTAGCCGGGCTATCGAATTGCAAAAAGTAGTTACCGCCCGTGTAAAAAACGGCCTTAATGCCGGTGTTGATTCATCGTTGGCTAACGCCGAAGTATCAAACGCCCGCATAGCTTTAACCAACACCCGGCAAACAGTACAGGATCAAAGCAACCAGCTATCAGTTTACTTAGGCATCCCGGCGCAGGAGTTTGAACTGGATAGCGCCTTCATTACCAAAGCGCCAACAACCCTGGCCGCGCAAAGCGCGGTTGCTGTTACAGATCATCCTACTTTGCGTTATTACCAAAACCGGATAGGCGTAAGCGATGAGCAGGCCAAATACCTCAAAACGTTTGCCTTGCCAACTTTTAGCCTGTTTGGCGTTTACCAGGGCCGCGGCTCGGGCTTTAATTCCGATTATGGCACCAACCAAAACAGCTTCAGCAGCAGCTACGGCGCCGGTGCAGATCCTACCCGCTATAATTATCTGTTTGGGGTGGCTATGGTTTGGAATTTTACAACTATTTTCAGGACGCATTACCAGGTACAATCGCAAAAATTCACATCGGCACAGTATAAAAATGATTATGACCTGGTAGCCCAGCAGCTACAGGCCCAACAATCATTGGCCGAAACCCGCATCAGCAACGCCCTTAAAAACTACAACGAAGTACCCGTTGAAGTAAAAGCAGCCAGCGATGCCTATACCCAAAAATACGCCCTGTACAAAAACGGGCTATCGAACATTGTTGATTTTACACAGGCACTTTACACACTAAACCGTGCCGAAGTTGATAAGTACATAGCATCTAACAACGTTTGGCAGGCATTGCTTTACAAAGCAGCCGCCACCGGCGATTTTGGCTTATTCATTAATAATTTTTAA
- a CDS encoding efflux RND transporter permease subunit: MGMIKGALQKPITILVIVAGLFFFGINAVRTIKIDIFPDLNLPVIYVSHPYGGFTPNQMEAYFGKQYVNLLLFVSGVKSIETKNIQGLTLIKVTFYEGTNMAQAAAEVTAYTNRAQSAFPQGSQPPFILRFDASTLPVGQLVLSSATRTNNELLDYASVYIRSSFTSIPGLVAPAPFGGNQRTILIKIDPTALRTHNLTPDQIVAALRENNQNTPAGNVRIGDYNYLAPSNTTIKNVKDFGDIPLYKNGIQTVFMRDVATIEDGADITNGYALINGKRSVYLPITKSATASTWEVVQNLKKALPRFQALVPPDVKLSFVFDQSIYVINAVKSLAEEGAIGAVLTGLMVLLFLGDRRGALIVILTIPTCIISAIFFLSLFHQTINIMTLSGLSLAIGILVDESTVTIENIHQHFDMGKPKALAIWDACKEIAFPKLLILFCILAVFAPAFTMTGIPGALFLPLALAIGFSMIISYFLAQTFVPIMANWIMVNKHEDHSHPDGFALEDEGEPWEQKEKAMKLALEHHGEKATRFDKFRESFMRLMDRMLPARKLIVTAYVLGAFALAFLLFNIIGRDVLPKVNSGTFQVRLRAPDGTRLERTELIAVKAQHILGEIVGKNHIAITSTFVGSHPSSFSTNPIYLFMAGPQEAVMQISLTEDYKVNLDDLKEKIRYQVAKQIPGVKLSFEPIELTDKILSQGSPTPIEIALSGKNKKQNQEYAFKILDKLKDIKYLRDAQIGQSFNYPTIDINIDRQRAAQLGVGLNDISRSLVASTSSSRFTEKNNWIDEKAGLSYLVQVQVPEYQMSSLNDVREIPVLANQARPVLGDVADIKTGVTNGENDNIGAIPTLSVTANLYNKDLGTATTDVQKAIDALGKPPRGLTIEMRGMSQTLTATLDSLQSGLIVAILVIFLMLAANFQSFKMSLVVLSTVPAVLFGSLFLVKIMGSTLNLQSYMGMIMSVGVSISNAVLLITNAEELRKHNGDALKSAREAVALRLRPILMTSLAMIVGMVPMASGLGEGGDQTSPLGRAVIGGLIASTFAALLVLPLVFAWVQADATTQSVSLDPEDKESKFYVPLHHHE; encoded by the coding sequence ATGGGAATGATAAAAGGGGCGCTTCAAAAACCAATTACCATATTGGTTATAGTAGCCGGGTTGTTTTTTTTCGGGATAAATGCGGTACGTACTATCAAGATCGACATTTTTCCGGATTTGAACCTACCGGTTATCTATGTATCTCACCCATACGGTGGTTTTACCCCAAACCAAATGGAGGCTTACTTTGGTAAGCAATATGTTAACCTGCTGTTATTTGTATCGGGCGTAAAAAGTATCGAAACAAAAAACATACAAGGCTTAACACTAATAAAAGTTACCTTTTACGAGGGTACCAACATGGCACAGGCCGCGGCGGAGGTCACGGCTTACACCAACAGGGCGCAGTCGGCGTTCCCGCAGGGGTCGCAGCCACCGTTCATCCTTAGGTTTGATGCCTCTACCCTGCCGGTTGGCCAGTTGGTATTAAGCAGCGCCACCCGTACCAATAATGAATTGCTTGATTATGCTTCGGTTTATATCCGCTCGTCGTTTACCTCAATACCGGGTTTGGTTGCACCTGCGCCCTTTGGAGGTAACCAGCGCACCATTTTGATTAAAATAGATCCGACCGCGTTAAGGACCCACAATTTAACGCCCGATCAGATTGTTGCTGCCCTGCGCGAAAACAACCAGAATACCCCTGCAGGTAACGTACGCATAGGCGATTATAATTACCTGGCGCCATCAAATACCACCATAAAAAATGTAAAAGATTTTGGGGATATCCCGCTGTATAAAAACGGCATCCAAACTGTATTTATGCGCGATGTGGCCACCATTGAAGATGGGGCTGATATTACCAACGGTTACGCTCTTATCAACGGCAAGCGATCGGTTTACCTGCCTATTACCAAATCGGCCACGGCATCAACCTGGGAGGTAGTGCAAAATTTAAAGAAAGCACTACCGAGGTTCCAGGCTTTGGTACCGCCGGATGTAAAACTATCTTTTGTATTCGATCAATCGATATATGTAATAAACGCCGTTAAAAGCTTGGCCGAGGAAGGTGCTATTGGCGCGGTGCTTACCGGCTTAATGGTATTGCTGTTCCTGGGCGACAGACGCGGGGCGTTAATTGTAATATTAACTATCCCAACCTGTATCATCTCGGCAATATTCTTCCTGTCATTGTTCCACCAAACCATCAACATCATGACGCTGAGCGGACTATCGCTGGCTATCGGGATCCTGGTGGATGAATCAACGGTGACTATCGAGAATATTCACCAGCACTTTGATATGGGCAAACCCAAGGCATTAGCCATCTGGGATGCCTGTAAGGAGATTGCTTTCCCCAAATTATTGATCCTTTTTTGTATCCTGGCGGTTTTTGCACCGGCCTTTACCATGACGGGTATCCCAGGCGCTTTATTTCTGCCATTGGCGTTAGCCATCGGTTTCTCCATGATCATTTCTTACTTTTTGGCCCAAACGTTTGTACCCATCATGGCCAACTGGATTATGGTGAACAAGCACGAAGACCATAGCCATCCCGACGGCTTCGCGTTGGAGGATGAAGGCGAACCATGGGAGCAAAAAGAAAAAGCGATGAAGCTTGCGTTAGAGCATCACGGCGAAAAGGCTACCAGGTTTGACAAGTTCAGGGAAAGTTTTATGCGCCTGATGGACCGTATGCTACCGGCCCGCAAGCTTATTGTAACCGCGTATGTATTAGGTGCCTTTGCTTTGGCTTTTTTACTGTTCAACATCATTGGGCGCGATGTATTGCCCAAAGTAAACTCCGGAACATTCCAGGTGCGTTTGCGTGCCCCGGATGGTACCAGGCTTGAACGCACCGAGCTTATCGCGGTTAAAGCACAGCATATATTGGGCGAAATTGTGGGCAAAAACCATATTGCCATCACCTCCACATTTGTTGGCTCGCACCCGTCGTCGTTTTCAACCAACCCTATATATCTGTTTATGGCCGGCCCGCAGGAGGCCGTTATGCAGATAAGCTTAACCGAGGATTACAAAGTAAACCTTGATGATTTGAAAGAAAAAATACGCTACCAGGTAGCTAAACAAATACCGGGGGTGAAACTCTCTTTCGAGCCGATAGAACTTACCGATAAAATTTTGAGCCAGGGCTCGCCTACGCCTATCGAGATAGCCTTATCCGGCAAAAACAAAAAGCAAAACCAGGAATATGCCTTCAAAATTTTAGATAAGCTGAAGGATATCAAATACCTGCGCGATGCACAAATAGGGCAGTCATTTAATTACCCAACTATCGATATCAATATCGACAGGCAACGGGCTGCTCAATTAGGCGTAGGACTAAACGACATTTCCCGATCGTTGGTAGCCTCTACATCATCATCAAGGTTTACCGAAAAAAACAACTGGATTGATGAAAAGGCGGGCCTAAGCTACCTGGTACAGGTACAGGTACCAGAGTACCAGATGAGCAGCCTGAACGATGTGCGCGAGATACCCGTACTGGCCAACCAGGCCCGCCCGGTACTGGGCGACGTTGCCGATATTAAAACTGGGGTTACCAATGGCGAAAACGATAATATTGGCGCTATCCCTACCCTATCGGTAACGGCCAACTTATACAATAAAGACCTGGGTACCGCAACAACCGATGTACAAAAGGCAATTGACGCTTTAGGGAAACCGCCCCGCGGTTTAACTATTGAAATGCGCGGTATGAGCCAAACACTAACAGCTACGCTGGATAGCCTGCAATCGGGCTTGATAGTGGCCATCCTGGTAATATTCCTGATGCTGGCTGCTAACTTTCAGTCGTTTAAAATGTCATTGGTCGTATTATCAACAGTACCGGCGGTGTTGTTTGGATCATTGTTTTTAGTAAAAATAATGGGGTCAACGCTCAACCTGCAATCGTACATGGGTATGATCATGTCGGTAGGTGTATCCATCTCCAACGCGGTATTGCTGATAACCAACGCCGAAGAATTACGCAAGCATAATGGCGATGCATTAAAATCAGCCCGCGAGGCAGTTGCCCTACGTTTACGCCCTATTTTAATGACCAGTTTGGCCATGATTGTGGGGATGGTGCCCATGGCATCGGGCCTGGGCGAAGGGGGCGATCAAACATCGCCATTAGGCCGTGCCGTTATTGGCGGGCTTATAGCCTCAACCTTTGCAGCTTTACTGGTGTTACCCCTGGTTTTTGCCTGGGTACAAGCCGATGCCACAACCCAATCCGTTTCGTTAGACCCAGAAGATAAAGAAAGTAAATTTTATGTCCCTTTACATCATCATGAATAA